TTCAGGGAACACGGCATGGAGCCTGTGAAGGGACACCGTATTTCTTTTCCAGTGTTACcgtttttcataataaatattcatttctttatgcACATAAGCTGTTAACTGGATTCAAAAACCTTTTTTTGGTCAGCCATTGGCTAAGAACCCCAATAGGACACCGCACACAACTAGGAAAATACTCAAGTTCAAGACTGGAAATCCTTAGCTTGGTTCTCTTTTTATCTTCAATCCCCACACATCTCACCCTGACCACTCAGAGTCCCGCGGAATTcttgttcctctccttcccctaaCTGCTCATCCCCTGTCTTCGCCAGGCTTACTTGACTGCGACTCGTACAAACTAAAACAAATCCAGGGGAAGAAACACACGGAGCCTGGGAAGCACATGGTTGCTCCTCTCCccaaaccacccccccccatccAGCAGCGCCTGCACTTCCTCGGGTGGCTGGGAAGCCCTCCATGGTTCAGAACTCTCTAGCGAGTTGCCCCAGCCAAAACGGCTCCCCAGCACGTACTGACCCACCGTTCATGCCACTGTAGACACTCCGGTGATGGGGTGACACGTCCTCCGGCGCCTGCCTTCGGAGGGTACCCTCCCGGCTGCCTCCACCGCTGCCTCCGCCTCCTCCGCCCACATGTTTGTGATCGGGGCTCCCCCCAAAATGTTGTTTGAGGTGCTCAGGGCTGGTGCCCCTGGCTCTGGGTAGATGCTCCAGGCTCCCACCGAGGGCGTGTTTCTGGAGATGCTCGGGGCTCCCTCCGCTGTGCCTGGCGTGTTCAGGGCTGCCCCCGGGCCTGTGCTTCTGAAAGTGTTCCGGGCTCCCGCTCAGCACGTGCTTGGGCAGCGTCTCGGGGCTGCTCCCGGGGTGCGGGTGCCTTTGCTGCTCGGGGCTGCCCTTGCACAAGGGTTTGTGGTGCTCGGGGCTGGGTCCTTTGAGTGCTTTTGGGTGATCCGGGGTCCCGGAGGGTCTGGGTTTCTGTAGATGCTCGGGGCTGGTGCTCCGGTGCTTGGCGTGCTCCGGGCTGCCCTCGGCCCGGGGCTTCTGCAGGTGCTCCGGGCTGCCACTGCTCGCGTGCTGCTTGTGGTGGTCGGGGCTGTCGGTGCTGCCCGTGCTGGACGTGCTGCTGCCGTCGCCCACGTCCCGCACGTAGGGCGCCGTGGAGGCGGCGAGCTGGCACAGGCTGGCCTGGCTGTCGATGGAGCAGCGGCTGCCCGCGCAGCCTGCGCCCTTCTCCTCGTCAAGCAGCACGCAGAGCTCCTTGAGCTCCATGTTCTCCTTCACCACCTCCTCCTGCTTCACCTCCAGCTCCTTCAGCTTCTGCAGGTATAAGGCCACTTCCTTGTGCATCACCCCAGCCGTGTAGCGGCCCAGTCTCTGCCACTCGCGGGACACCCTCTTGCCTTTCTGCCGGTCATCATCCAGGAAACAGCAGAGGTCCCTCAGCTCCTGGTTGTCCTCCTGGAGTTTCTGGTTGATAtcctgaaaagagagagagagacaaccatTCAAGGGAGGTACACAGTTGAGGCATCCTCAGGCTCAGACCTCCTGGGAGGGAGGCGGGACTTGGTGAATTCTCTGTGATattaggggaggaggggagaagctgAGAGGAAGCTGAGGATTgtcataaaaataacaataacggGTATTGGTTATGCTCCCTGCCCAGTGCTTACTGGTATGATCTCATCGAATTTTCACAAAACACTTGGAGGATAATGATTTTCATGgttctttggggggggggagggctggaCCTCACAAAGCttcacttgcccaaggccatccGGCCAGTATCTAGGGAGCAGCCAGTTAATTCACAAGAAACCACTAAAAATCCAAGGATCCCCTGCCCCATCTTCCGGGAAGAAAATGGCTGCTTGGGACCTGAGAAATGCTTAACAGCTCTGAGGCAACACGCCTTCCATCAGCACAAACACAAGCACCGCCCTGTGTTCAGCCCTTGACACGGGACTAACAGCCCGGTTCCCACAGGGGACCAGCACAATTGCCCTCTAGCTGCATTTCTGACCCGCGCATCTAAGCCCTACTGGCTGAACATCCTGCGCATCTCCCAGGCATCCCACACGAAAACTTGAACAATGCCAAGCTCTTGTGGGATTTTCAAAGCCCCCTCCCCAAACTGCCCCTCTCAGCAAATTCTGCCTCCACCCATCCTGCTGCTCTCCCTAAGGGCCTGTGCTTATGCCTGgcgtctccttctccctcacctttCACTTCTGAACTAAACAGTTCTTCTGAACCCATTCCCATGCGTGGCAGCACCTCACTGCCCTTAGGATAAAGTGCAAAATCCTTCAAGTCTCCCAAGACCCCCAGTCCTCTTAACCTGGCCTATTTCTCCCACATGAGTGGTGGTCCACTCACTCATTCACAAGTATTTAGtaagcatctattatgtgccaggtaccagTCCAGGTGCTAGGGATGTATCAGTGGACACAGCAAACACCTTCACATCCTACGGCTTTCATTCTGGCGGGAAAAACTGGCAAAAGGTAAGTATAGAGCAC
Above is a window of Halichoerus grypus chromosome 10, mHalGry1.hap1.1, whole genome shotgun sequence DNA encoding:
- the CCDC85A gene encoding coiled-coil domain-containing protein 85A isoform X7 → MSKAAGGTAAAAESCPSASAGPPAAAAAAAEDLSKVSDEELLQWSKEELIRSLRRAEAEKVSAMLDHSNLIREVNRRLQLHLGEIRGLKDINQKLQEDNQELRDLCCFLDDDRQKGKRVSREWQRLGRYTAGVMHKEVALYLQKLKELEVKQEEVVKENMELKELCVLLDEEKGAGCAGSRCSIDSQASLCQLAASTAPYVRDVGDGSSTSSTGSTDSPDHHKQHASSGSPEHLQKPRAEGSPEHAKHRSTSPEHLQKPRPSGTPDHPKALKGPSPEHHKPLCKGSPEQQRHPHPGSSPETLPKHVLSGSPEHFQKHRPGGSPEHARHSGGSPEHLQKHALGGSLEHLPRARGTSPEHLKQHFGGSPDHKHVGGGGGGSGGGSREGTLRRQAPEDVSPHHRSVYSGMNGCVEETWRCCRLLSWN
- the CCDC85A gene encoding coiled-coil domain-containing protein 85A isoform X2, whose product is MSKAAGGTAAAAESCPSASAGPPAAAAAAAEDLSKVSDEELLQWSKEELIRSLRRAEAEKVSAMLDHSNLIREVNRRLQLHLGEIRGLKDINQKLQEDNQELRDLCCFLDDDRQKGKRVSREWQRLGRYTAGVMHKEVALYLQKLKELEVKQEEVVKENMELKELCVLLDEEKGAGCAGSRCSIDSQASLCQLAASTAPYVRDVGDGSSTSSTGSTDSPDHHKQHASSGSPEHLQKPRAEGSPEHAKHRSTSPEHLQKPRPSGTPDHPKALKGPSPEHHKPLCKGSPEQQRHPHPGSSPETLPKHVLSGSPEHFQKHRPGGSPEHARHSGGSPEHLQKHALGGSLEHLPRARGTSPEHLKQHFGGSPDHKHVGGGGGGSGGGSREGTLRRQAPEDVSPHHRSVYSGMNESTLSYVRQLEARVRQLEEENRMLPQATQNRRQPPTRNSSNMEKGWGPRARRVLQWWQGCRGIGRCLPTLPGSFRLSSGADGSNSPPNSPASFSGHTTPSQQPEPVVHSLKVVWRKLGDAAGSCPGIRQHLSGNQYKGPM
- the CCDC85A gene encoding coiled-coil domain-containing protein 85A isoform X5 codes for the protein MSKAAGGTAAAAESCPSASAGPPAAAAAAAEDLSKVSDEELLQWSKEELIRSLRRAEAEKVSAMLDHSNLIREVNRRLQLHLGEIRGLKDINQKLQEDNQELRDLCCFLDDDRQKGKRVSREWQRLGRYTAGVMHKEVALYLQKLKELEVKQEEVVKENMELKELCVLLDEEKGAGCAGSRCSIDSQASLCQLAASTAPYVRDVGDGSSTSSTGSTDSPDHHKQHASSGSPEHLQKPRAEGSPEHAKHRSTSPEHLQKPRPSGTPDHPKALKGPSPEHHKPLCKGSPEQQRHPHPGSSPETLPKHVLSGSPEHFQKHRPGGSPEHARHSGGSPEHLQKHALGGSLEHLPRARGTSPEHLKQHFGGSPDHKHVGGGGGGSGGGSREGTLRRQAPEDVSPHHRSVYSGMNGGLCGGNLEMLQAPVLELGNICLETSTKDQCERHFFKQEITTAREREKKKKNLDSLNNLE
- the CCDC85A gene encoding coiled-coil domain-containing protein 85A isoform X6, whose protein sequence is MSKAAGGTAAAAESCPSASAGPPAAAAAAAEDLSKVSDEELLQWSKEELIRSLRRAEAEKVSAMLDHSNLIREVNRRLQLHLGEIRGLKDINQKLQEDNQELRDLCCFLDDDRQKGKRVSREWQRLGRYTAGVMHKEVALYLQKLKELEVKQEEVVKENMELKELCVLLDEEKGAGCAGSRCSIDSQASLCQLAASTAPYVRDVGDGSSTSSTGSTDSPDHHKQHASSGSPEHLQKPRAEGSPEHAKHRSTSPEHLQKPRPSGTPDHPKALKGPSPEHHKPLCKGSPEQQRHPHPGSSPETLPKHVLSGSPEHFQKHRPGGSPEHARHSGGSPEHLQKHALGGSLEHLPRARGTSPEHLKQHFGGSPDHKHVGGGGGGSGGGSREGTLRRQAPEDVSPHHRSVYSGMNESTLSYVRQLEARVRQLEEENRMLPQVVWRKLGDAAGSCPGIRQHLSGNQYKGPM
- the CCDC85A gene encoding coiled-coil domain-containing protein 85A isoform X3, which translates into the protein MSKAAGGTAAAAESCPSASAGPPAAAAAAAEDLSKVSDEELLQWSKEELIRSLRRAEAEKVSAMLDHSNLIREVNRRLQLHLGEIRGLKDINQKLQEDNQELRDLCCFLDDDRQKGKRVSREWQRLGRYTAGVMHKEVALYLQKLKELEVKQEEVVKENMELKELCVLLDEEKGAGCAGSRCSIDSQASLCQLAASTAPYVRDVGDGSSTSSTGSTDSPDHHKQHASSGSPEHLQKPRAEGSPEHAKHRSTSPEHLQKPRPSGTPDHPKALKGPSPEHHKPLCKGSPEQQRHPHPGSSPETLPKHVLSGSPEHFQKHRPGGSPEHARHSGGSPEHLQKHALGGSLEHLPRARGTSPEHLKQHFGGSPDHKHVGGGGGGSGGGSREGTLRRQAPEDVSPHHRSVYSGMNESTLSYVRQLEARVRQLEEENRMLPQGSFRLSSGADGSNSPPNSPASFSGHTTPSQQPEPVVHSLKVLDVQETIDRQQGKEYENDLSETEKAIVREMCNVVWRKLGDAAGSCPGIRQHLSGNQYKGPM
- the CCDC85A gene encoding coiled-coil domain-containing protein 85A isoform X4, which produces MSKAAGGTAAAAESCPSASAGPPAAAAAAAEDLSKVSDEELLQWSKEELIRSLRRAEAEKVSAMLDHSNLIREVNRRLQLHLGEIRGLKDINQKLQEDNQELRDLCCFLDDDRQKGKRVSREWQRLGRYTAGVMHKEVALYLQKLKELEVKQEEVVKENMELKELCVLLDEEKGAGCAGSRCSIDSQASLCQLAASTAPYVRDVGDGSSTSSTGSTDSPDHHKQHASSGSPEHLQKPRAEGSPEHAKHRSTSPEHLQKPRPSGTPDHPKALKGPSPEHHKPLCKGSPEQQRHPHPGSSPETLPKHVLSGSPEHFQKHRPGGSPEHARHSGGSPEHLQKHALGGSLEHLPRARGTSPEHLKQHFGGSPDHKHVGGGGGGSGGGSREGTLRRQAPEDVSPHHRSVYSGMNESTLSYVRQLEARVRQLEEENRMLPQGSFRLSSGADGSNSPPNSPASFSGHTTPSQQPEPVVHSLKVVWRKLGDAAGSCPGIRQHLSGNQYKGPM
- the CCDC85A gene encoding coiled-coil domain-containing protein 85A isoform X1; translated protein: MSKAAGGTAAAAESCPSASAGPPAAAAAAAEDLSKVSDEELLQWSKEELIRSLRRAEAEKVSAMLDHSNLIREVNRRLQLHLGEIRGLKDINQKLQEDNQELRDLCCFLDDDRQKGKRVSREWQRLGRYTAGVMHKEVALYLQKLKELEVKQEEVVKENMELKELCVLLDEEKGAGCAGSRCSIDSQASLCQLAASTAPYVRDVGDGSSTSSTGSTDSPDHHKQHASSGSPEHLQKPRAEGSPEHAKHRSTSPEHLQKPRPSGTPDHPKALKGPSPEHHKPLCKGSPEQQRHPHPGSSPETLPKHVLSGSPEHFQKHRPGGSPEHARHSGGSPEHLQKHALGGSLEHLPRARGTSPEHLKQHFGGSPDHKHVGGGGGGSGGGSREGTLRRQAPEDVSPHHRSVYSGMNESTLSYVRQLEARVRQLEEENRMLPQATQNRRQPPTRNSSNMEKGWGPRARRVLQWWQGCRGIGRCLPTLPGSFRLSSGADGSNSPPNSPASFSGHTTPSQQPEPVVHSLKVLDVQETIDRQQGKEYENDLSETEKAIVREMCNVVWRKLGDAAGSCPGIRQHLSGNQYKGPM